A part of Octopus sinensis linkage group LG7, ASM634580v1, whole genome shotgun sequence genomic DNA contains:
- the LOC115214442 gene encoding uncharacterized protein LOC115214442, with amino-acid sequence MSLTSLPNFTGDATLWFAQLEAQFCAHNVSSQQQLQILYGCMPPQLATTARDLITDPGPDATYASVKLEVEKRNTRSEESRFNELMADGKLGDRTPSEFLRRLRELSGKAADAPLLPKKFFSRLPAYIQTVLATALESNTVDHIATMADKMVEFAVQPSSRSACVCSQASSASFEGLSKQIESLTKRMDAMASDGKRFSRSRSRSRSSSRSTQSKSGLCWYHSNFGEKAHKCIQPCTYKPLN; translated from the coding sequence ATGTCTCTAACATCATTACCTAATTTCACAGGTGATGCCACACTGTGGTTTGCGCAGCTAGAGGCACAATTTTGTGCACATAATGTTTCTTCTCAGCAGCAGTTGCAAATCCTGTATGGTTGTATGCCTCCTCAACTTGCAACTACTGCCAGAGATCTTATCACAGATCCTGGCCCAGACGCCACTTATGCGTCTGTTAAATTAGAAGTGGAGAAGAGGAACACTAGAAGCGAGGAAAGTCGCTTCAATGAATTAATGGCGGATGGGAAGTTGGGAGATAGGACTCCTTCTGAATTTTTGAGAAGACTAAGAGAGTTGAGCGGTAAAGCTGCAGACGCTCCTCTCcttcccaaaaaatttttttcaaggtTGCCCGCCTATATACAAACTGTTTTGGCAACCGCTTTAGAGTCCAATACCGTGGACCATATAGCAACAATGGCAGATAAAATGGTTGAATTTGCCGTTCAACCATCGTCACGGTCTGCTTGTGTCTGCTCACAAGCTTCTTCAGCCTCATTTGAGGGACTTTCTAAACAAATAGAAAGTCTCACCAAAAGGATGGACGCGATGGCAAGCGATGGGAAGCGATTTTCAAGATCGCGGAGTCGCAGCCGTTCATCGTCACGTTCCACACAGTCAAAGTCCGGACTGTGTTGGTATCACTCCAATTTTGGAGAGAAAGCACATAAGTGCATACAGCCATGCACCTATAAACCTTTAAACTAG